One window from the genome of Cucumis melo cultivar AY chromosome 12, USDA_Cmelo_AY_1.0, whole genome shotgun sequence encodes:
- the LOC103487742 gene encoding pyruvate dehydrogenase E1 component subunit beta-3, chloroplastic-like, which produces MATVFHALGAGSALSPPNSLHSSNTSLLHPSRSLSSFERKGRFFIVRSDGRGANRAFTPRSRSQHLITNAVATKADTSSASTTSKPGHELLLFEALREGLEEEMDRDPRVCVMGEDVGHYGGSYKVTKGLATKYGDLRVLDTPIAENSFTGMGIGAAMTGLRPIVEGMNMGFLLLAFNQISNNCGMLHYTSGGQFKIPIVIRGPGGVGRQLGAEHSQRLESYFQSIPGIQMVACSTPYNAKGLMKAAIRSENPVILFEHVLLYNLKERIPDEEYICSLEEAEMVRPGEHVTILTYSRMRYHVMQAAKTLVNKGYDPEVIDIRSLKPFDLHTIGNSVKKTHRVLIVEECMRTGGIGASLTAAITENFHDYLDAPIVCLSSQDVPTPYAGTLEDWTVVQPAQIVTAVEQLCQ; this is translated from the exons ATGGCCACTGTTTTCCACGCCCTTGGAGCTGGCTCCGCTTTGTCACCTCCCAACTCCTTACATTCTTCCAACACCTCCCTCCTTCACCCTTCCAGATCCCTCTCTTCTTttg AGAGGAAAGGTCGTTTCTTTATTGTTCGATCTGACGGAAGAGGAGCTAACCGTGCTTTTACCCCTAGATCTCGCTCCCAGCATTTGATCACTAATGCAGTTGCG ACCAAGGCTGATACTTCATCGGCTTCGACTACATCGAAACCAGG GCATGAACTCTTGCTTTTTGAAGCACTAAGAGAAGGTTTGGAGGAAGAAATGGATAGGGACCCACGTGTTTGTGTCATGGGTGAAGATGTGGGTCACTATGGTGGTTCTTACAAAGTGACTAAAGGTCTAGCTACCAAATATGGTGATCTTAGAGTTCTCGATACGCCTATTGCTGAAAACTCCTTCACAGGTATGGGCATTGGAGCTGCTATGACGGGGTTGAGGCCAATTGTTGAGGGTATGAACATGGgatttcttcttcttgcttTCAACCAAATCTCAAACAATTGTGGAATGCTTCACTACACGTCTGGCGGGCAGTTCAAGATACCAATTGTTATTCGTGGGCCTGGTGGAGTTGGACGTCAACTTGGTGCTGAGCACTCGCAACGTCTCGAGTCATACTTTCAGTCAATCCCTGGAATCCAGATGGTTGCTTGTTCAACACCTTATAATGCAAAGGGTTTGATGAAAGCTGCCATCAGGAGTGAGAATCCCGTGATCCTCTTTGAGCATGTTTTGCTTTACAACTTAAAAGAAAGAATTCCAGATGAAGAATACATCTGTTCTCTCGAAGAAGCTGAGATGGTTAGACCTGGGGAGCATGTCACGATATTGACATATTCTCGGATGAGGTATCATGTGATGCAAGCTGCTAAAACTCTTGTAAACAAAGGTTATGATCCCGAAGTAATCGACATCAGGTCATTGAAGCCATTTGATCTTCACACTATTGGTAATTCAGTGAAAAAGACTCATCGAGTACTGATCGTCGAGGAGTGCATGAGAACTGGTGGAATCGGTGCTAGTTTGACAGCAGCAATCACGGAGAACTTCCATGATTATTTAGATGCACCAATTGTATGCTTGTCGTCTCAGGATGTGCCAACCCCTTATGCAGGGACTTTGGAAGATTGGACAGTGGTCCAACCTGCCCAAATTGTCACTGCTGTTGAACAACTTTGCCAATAA